The Candidatus Celerinatantimonas neptuna DNA segment AATCAATAATTCGATACTTGCCCCCAAAAGAAACCGCTGGTTTAGCCACCCGATTTGTTAATTCTTTAAGGCGTGTTCCTTTCCCTCCAGCAAGGATCATCGCTGTCGTTCCACGAATAAGACGGTTACTGGAGAGGTGTGAATAACGGTTTTCTGACATAAGAACTCCCTTTATCTTAGGAAGTATGCAGCTGCAGCTGCGTCCCCCAATATAATCCAACAGCCAGATACATGGTCTGGTATATCTATGCAGATATGAAAAGAAAAATGACGAATCAGGGGTATATCCATCCCCGGTCTAATCATAATTAGTCTTCCCTTAACAAGATCTTAGTCAATAAAGTTGATCCTCGCGGAAAATATTCCCAAAATGATAACTTCCTTGACGTCAACAAAATACAACCATAAATATTTGATAAGATGATCACGTTTATGCATCGATAAACAGGTTTCAAACTGAAATATTCCAGTTCAAATCAAACCGATTTATTCATAAAATGAAACTCAAAATCGGTTGTCATGAAAACAGAATGCATAAAGAATATATCTACTATATCGGTAAACTACCGAAAAACGGGTGATATTGTTCAAAAAATAGCCACATTTATCAAAATCATGAACCTCGTCATAAAATTGTCATAAAATAGAAATATCCTTGTCATGTTTTTCTTCTACTTTGCATTACGCTTATTTTCAACCGAGATGAATCAGACATCGACGTCAAGATTCGAAATATCCCATTAGGAGGGATCATGAGACTGATGCGTACAACTGTCGCAGGAATCATTGCTGCAACGCTGTCGTTAACTACTATTTCAGCGATGGCAGCACAGACTATTACAGGTGCAGGATCAAGCTTTGCCGGTCCAGCTTACTCACGATGGGCTGGCGCTTACCATAAAAAAACCGGTGTAAAATTGAACTATCAAAGTATTGGTTCTTCTGCTGGGATCAAACAGATTATTGCAAAAACTGTAGATTTCGGAGCATCAGATAAACCACTGTCTGACGCAACTTTAGCAAAAGATGGATTAGCTCAGTTCCCAACTGTTGTGGGCGGTATCGTTGTCGCAATTAATGTCCCAGGCATTCGTCCTGATCAACTGGTTTTAGATGGCAAAACACTGGCTAATATCTATCTGGGCAAAATTAAAAAATGGAATGACCCAGCAATCAAACGACTGAACCCAGGTTTAAGCTTGCCTTCTATGTCAATTGCGGTTGTTCGTCGTGCTGATGGTTCTGGTACTTCTTTCGTATTTACCGGTTACCTGTCAAAAATGAGTTCTCAATGGAAATC contains these protein-coding regions:
- the pstS gene encoding Phosphate-binding protein PstS gives rise to the protein MRLMRTTVAGIIAATLSLTTISAMAAQTITGAGSSFAGPAYSRWAGAYHKKTGVKLNYQSIGSSAGIKQIIAKTVDFGASDKPLSDATLAKDGLAQFPTVVGGIVVAINVPGIRPDQLVLDGKTLANIYLGKIKKWNDPAIKRLNPGLSLPSMSIAVVRRADGSGTSFVFTGYLSKMSSQWKSQIGQGTTVSWPVGLGGKGNDGVAAFVQRIRGAIGYVEYAYAKQNHLTYTKMVNHDGHTVSPTRDNFSAAAAGADWNRTFAQDLTNKPGAHAWPITSGTYILMHKVPSNPQRVKAVMDFVNFGYHHPRLVEALDYAPLPKSVVNIVHNEWKTKFKTESGKSIY